From Melanotaenia boesemani isolate fMelBoe1 chromosome 12, fMelBoe1.pri, whole genome shotgun sequence, a single genomic window includes:
- the ifih1 gene encoding interferon-induced helicase C domain-containing protein 1 isoform X3, producing MASNTDEIHKNLIDCLRPRLQEFITVEQVVNYLHFIEPAKKEQIRQKVGTDGNVIAANFLLDIVINEQHTVGWFRAFVDALIHGGSEHAADYLVNAPSPEVEAENDYCVRLIDLLAPSLANMKTKEVCIECYSKELLTTDDKEQILAKTKNNGNGIGAVELLSRIVKRPPGWFSTFLEVLRDTEHKDLYELTGGSPTETQEPGDKQPEAAAEICESLKSMEITATEEPQDESTDLYGSPEQSHSTEPSKPAGSDMAAAARDPELAEIVLREYQMDVARPALEGKNIIICLPTGSGKTRVAVYITKKHLDSRREEGKPGKVVILVNKIPLVEQHYSKEFLPFLKPTYKVERVSGDSQLKISFAKIVKKNDIIICTAQILENYLERANDGDDEGVNLSDLTLIVIDECHHTQKGGVYNHIMMRYLKQKHRNKRLIKEQKQPVSLPQILGLTASPGVGKATKMEKAEEHILRICANLDASKIMSLGDFKKDPRKTILTVEDRKQDPFGDVIKKIMSVIHQHAQLSPTCDLGSQNYEQWVVQKERQAAKEEDQVVRVCAEYLRQYNDSLLLSNTIRMCDALTYLNNHYKEQIKKKTAPEEEKIQITATERFLFNLFKENKEELERLAKIPEYENDSLSKLRMRILQEFSTRDEARGIIFTKTRHSAITLSQWIQENPKFADIGVKPSHVIGGGDQSDVKPMTAAEQKDVLKKFSTGEVNLLIATTVAEEGLDIPACNFVIRYGLVTNEIAMIQSQGRGRAEDSTYIVVDVKNSGVAEKECVNEYREGMMIKAIKKIRALKQADYDKQITEFQIQAIMEEKVRQTKQNQKAFKDESPSAVKFSCRHCTKAVCTGDEIHIIEKMHRVNVTPQFRKLFIQKENTALQERLLDYETNGSIACKDCGQLWGSMMMYRGIECPCLNVKNFVVNISGKKYSNFTKWNELPIKFPAFDYIEHASLMVQNMDDEESV from the exons ATGGCGTCCAATACCGACGAAATACACAAAAACCTCATTGATTGCTTAAGGCCGCGGCTGCAAGAATTTATTACTGTGGAGCAGGTTGTGAACTATTTACACTTTATTGAACCAGCAAAGAAGGAGCAGATCAGACAGAAAGTGGGAACCGATGGGAACGTAATAGCTGCAAATTTCCTTTTAGACATAGtcataaatgaacaacatactgTAGGCTGGTTTAGGGCCTTCGTGGATGCCTTGATACATGGTGGCAGTGAACATGCAGCGGACTACTTAGTAAACGCTCCAAGCCCCGAAGTGGAGGCAGAGAATGACTACTGTGTCCGGCTTATTGATTTATTGGCTCCCAGTCTTGCGAATATGAAGACAAAGGAAGTGTGTATCGAGTGCTACTCTAAGGAGCTCCTCACTACTGACGACAAAGAGCAA attttagctAAAACGAAAAACAATGGAAACGGAATTGGGGCAGTTGAACTTCTCAGCAGAATCGTGAAGCGTCCACCAGGATGGTTTTCGACATTTCTCGAAGTTCTGAGAGACACTGAACACAAAGATCTGTATGAGCTAACTGGAGGATCACCTACTGAGACACAGG aGCCAGGTGACAAACAACCAGAAGCAGCGGCTGAAATATGTGAGAGCCTGAAGTCTATGGAAATCACTGCAACAGAGGAGCCTCAGGATGAATCAACAG ACCTGTATGGAAGCCCTGAGCAGTCACACAGCACGGAGCCCTCAAAGCCAG CTGGAAGCGACATGGCAGCAGCAGCCAGAGATCCGGAACTGGCTGAAATTGTTCTTCGGGAATATCAGATGGATGTCGCCAGACCTGCCTTGGAGGGGAAAAACATCATCATATGCCTCCCGACAGGAAGCGGTAAAACCAGAGTTGCAGTTTATATTACCAAGAAACATCTGGATAGCAGGAGAGAGGAGGGAAAACCGGGAAAGGTGGTCATCCTGGTGAACAAG ATTCCTCTTGTTGAGCAACATTACTCCAAAGAGTTCCTGCCCTTTCTGAAGCCCACTTATAAAGTGGAAAGAGTCAGCGGAGACTCCCAGCTTAAAATCTCCTTTGCCAAGATTGTGAAGAAAAATGACATCATCATTTGCACAGCCCAGATTCTGGAAAACTACTTGGAGAGGGCTAACGATGGAGACGATGAAGGAGTGAACTTGAGCg ATCTGACACTGATCGTCATAGATGAATGCCACCACACTCAGAAAGGAGGCGTCTACAATCACATAATGATGCGATATCTGAAACAGAAGCATAGGAACAAACGGCTGATCAAGGAGCAGAAGCAGCCTGTGTCCCTCCCTCAAATCCTGGGCCTGACTGCCTCACCGGGGGTTGGGAAGGccacaaaaatggaaaaagcagAAGAGCACATCCTGCGT ATTTGTGCAAATTTGGATGCTTCTAAAATCATGAGCCTTGGCGATTTCAAAAAGGACCCGAGAAAAACTATTCTGACGGTTGAAGACAGAAAGCAG GATCCCTTTGGTGATGTGATCAAGAAAATCATGAGTGTTATACATCAACACGCCCAGTTGAGCCCCACTTGTGACCTGGGCTCCCAGAATTATGAACAGTGGGTTGTTCAGAAGGAGCGGCAGG CTGCAAAAGAGGAAGATCAGGTGGTGCGAGTTTGTGCAGAGTACCTTCGCCAGTACAATGATAGTCTGCTTCTCAGCAACACCATTCGCATGTGTGATGCCCTCACTTACCTGAACAACCACTACAAGGagcaaataaagaagaaaacagcccCAGAAGAGGAGAAGATACAAATAACTGCTACAGAGAGATTCCTCTTCAATTTGTTTAAAG AAAacaaggaggagctggagaggcTGGCAAAGATTCCAGAGTATGAAAACGACAGCCTGTCCAAGCTGAGAATGAGAATTCTGCAGGAGTTCAGCACCCGGGACGAGGCAAGAGGGATCATTTTCACCAAAACACGTCACAGCGCAATTACTTTAAGTCAGTGGATTCAGGAAAACCCCAAGTTTGCCGACATTGGAGTGAAACCTTCCCATGTGATTGGAGGAGGAGACCAGAGTGATGTTAAACCAATGACAGCT GCAGAGCAAAAGGATGTGCTGAAAAAATTTAGCACGGGTGAAGTCAATCTGCTGATCGCTACTACAGTGGCAGAGGAAGGTTTGGACATCCCAGCCTGCAACTTTGTTATCCGATATGGTCTTGTGACCAACGAGATCGCTATGATTCAG TCTCAAGGCAGAGGAAGAGCTGAGGATAGCACTTACATCGTGGTTGATGTCAAGAACTCTGGAGTGGCTGAAAAGGAGTGTGTCAATGAGTACCGTGAGGGCATGATGATCAAAGCCATTAAAAAAATCAGAGCCTTAAAACAAGCAGACTATGACAAACAG ATCACTGAGTTTCAGATTCAGGCTATAATGGAGGAGAAGGTCAGACAGACAAAGCAGAATCAGAAGGCCTTCAAAGATGAGAGCCCATCTGCTGTGAAGTTTAGCTGTCGACACTGCACCAAAGCTGTCTGCACCGGTGACGAAATCCACATCATTGAAAAAATGCACAGGGTCAACGTTACCCCACAGTTTCG TAAACTTTttattcaaaaagaaaacacggCTCTTCAGGAAAGACTTCTGGATTATGAGACCAATGGCTCGATAGCTTGCAAAGACTGCGGTCAG CTATGGGGCTCAATGATGATGTACCGTGGGATTGAATGCCCCTGCCTCAATGTAAAAAACTTTGTGGTGAACATCAGCGGAAAAAAGTACAGCAATTTCACCAAATGGAATGAGCTCCCCATCAAGTTCCCTGCATTTGACTACATCGAACACGCCAGCCTGATGGTGCAGAACATGGATGATGAAGAAAGTGTGTGa
- the ifih1 gene encoding interferon-induced helicase C domain-containing protein 1 isoform X1: MASNTDEIHKNLIDCLRPRLQEFITVEQVVNYLHFIEPAKKEQIRQKVGTDGNVIAANFLLDIVINEQHTVGWFRAFVDALIHGGSEHAADYLVNAPSPEVEAENDYCVRLIDLLAPSLANMKTKEVCIECYSKELLTTDDKEQILAKTKNNGNGIGAVELLSRIVKRPPGWFSTFLEVLRDTEHKDLYELTGGSPTETQEPGDKQPEAAAEICESLKSMEITATEEPQDESTEPGDKQPEAAAEICESLKSMEITDTEEPQDESTDLYGSPEQSHSTEPSKPAGSDMAAAARDPELAEIVLREYQMDVARPALEGKNIIICLPTGSGKTRVAVYITKKHLDSRREEGKPGKVVILVNKIPLVEQHYSKEFLPFLKPTYKVERVSGDSQLKISFAKIVKKNDIIICTAQILENYLERANDGDDEGVNLSDLTLIVIDECHHTQKGGVYNHIMMRYLKQKHRNKRLIKEQKQPVSLPQILGLTASPGVGKATKMEKAEEHILRICANLDASKIMSLGDFKKDPRKTILTVEDRKQDPFGDVIKKIMSVIHQHAQLSPTCDLGSQNYEQWVVQKERQAAKEEDQVVRVCAEYLRQYNDSLLLSNTIRMCDALTYLNNHYKEQIKKKTAPEEEKIQITATERFLFNLFKENKEELERLAKIPEYENDSLSKLRMRILQEFSTRDEARGIIFTKTRHSAITLSQWIQENPKFADIGVKPSHVIGGGDQSDVKPMTAAEQKDVLKKFSTGEVNLLIATTVAEEGLDIPACNFVIRYGLVTNEIAMIQSQGRGRAEDSTYIVVDVKNSGVAEKECVNEYREGMMIKAIKKIRALKQADYDKQITEFQIQAIMEEKVRQTKQNQKAFKDESPSAVKFSCRHCTKAVCTGDEIHIIEKMHRVNVTPQFRKLFIQKENTALQERLLDYETNGSIACKDCGQLWGSMMMYRGIECPCLNVKNFVVNISGKKYSNFTKWNELPIKFPAFDYIEHASLMVQNMDDEESV, translated from the exons ATGGCGTCCAATACCGACGAAATACACAAAAACCTCATTGATTGCTTAAGGCCGCGGCTGCAAGAATTTATTACTGTGGAGCAGGTTGTGAACTATTTACACTTTATTGAACCAGCAAAGAAGGAGCAGATCAGACAGAAAGTGGGAACCGATGGGAACGTAATAGCTGCAAATTTCCTTTTAGACATAGtcataaatgaacaacatactgTAGGCTGGTTTAGGGCCTTCGTGGATGCCTTGATACATGGTGGCAGTGAACATGCAGCGGACTACTTAGTAAACGCTCCAAGCCCCGAAGTGGAGGCAGAGAATGACTACTGTGTCCGGCTTATTGATTTATTGGCTCCCAGTCTTGCGAATATGAAGACAAAGGAAGTGTGTATCGAGTGCTACTCTAAGGAGCTCCTCACTACTGACGACAAAGAGCAA attttagctAAAACGAAAAACAATGGAAACGGAATTGGGGCAGTTGAACTTCTCAGCAGAATCGTGAAGCGTCCACCAGGATGGTTTTCGACATTTCTCGAAGTTCTGAGAGACACTGAACACAAAGATCTGTATGAGCTAACTGGAGGATCACCTACTGAGACACAGG aGCCAGGTGACAAACAACCAGAAGCAGCGGCTGAAATATGTGAGAGCCTGAAGTCTATGGAAATCACTGCAACAGAGGAGCCTCAGGATGAATCAACAG aGCCAGGTGACAAACAACCAGAAGCAGCGGCTGAAATATGTGAGAGCCTGAAGTCTATGGAAATCACTGACACAGAGGAGCCTCAGGATGAATCAACAG ACCTGTATGGAAGCCCTGAGCAGTCACACAGCACGGAGCCCTCAAAGCCAG CTGGAAGCGACATGGCAGCAGCAGCCAGAGATCCGGAACTGGCTGAAATTGTTCTTCGGGAATATCAGATGGATGTCGCCAGACCTGCCTTGGAGGGGAAAAACATCATCATATGCCTCCCGACAGGAAGCGGTAAAACCAGAGTTGCAGTTTATATTACCAAGAAACATCTGGATAGCAGGAGAGAGGAGGGAAAACCGGGAAAGGTGGTCATCCTGGTGAACAAG ATTCCTCTTGTTGAGCAACATTACTCCAAAGAGTTCCTGCCCTTTCTGAAGCCCACTTATAAAGTGGAAAGAGTCAGCGGAGACTCCCAGCTTAAAATCTCCTTTGCCAAGATTGTGAAGAAAAATGACATCATCATTTGCACAGCCCAGATTCTGGAAAACTACTTGGAGAGGGCTAACGATGGAGACGATGAAGGAGTGAACTTGAGCg ATCTGACACTGATCGTCATAGATGAATGCCACCACACTCAGAAAGGAGGCGTCTACAATCACATAATGATGCGATATCTGAAACAGAAGCATAGGAACAAACGGCTGATCAAGGAGCAGAAGCAGCCTGTGTCCCTCCCTCAAATCCTGGGCCTGACTGCCTCACCGGGGGTTGGGAAGGccacaaaaatggaaaaagcagAAGAGCACATCCTGCGT ATTTGTGCAAATTTGGATGCTTCTAAAATCATGAGCCTTGGCGATTTCAAAAAGGACCCGAGAAAAACTATTCTGACGGTTGAAGACAGAAAGCAG GATCCCTTTGGTGATGTGATCAAGAAAATCATGAGTGTTATACATCAACACGCCCAGTTGAGCCCCACTTGTGACCTGGGCTCCCAGAATTATGAACAGTGGGTTGTTCAGAAGGAGCGGCAGG CTGCAAAAGAGGAAGATCAGGTGGTGCGAGTTTGTGCAGAGTACCTTCGCCAGTACAATGATAGTCTGCTTCTCAGCAACACCATTCGCATGTGTGATGCCCTCACTTACCTGAACAACCACTACAAGGagcaaataaagaagaaaacagcccCAGAAGAGGAGAAGATACAAATAACTGCTACAGAGAGATTCCTCTTCAATTTGTTTAAAG AAAacaaggaggagctggagaggcTGGCAAAGATTCCAGAGTATGAAAACGACAGCCTGTCCAAGCTGAGAATGAGAATTCTGCAGGAGTTCAGCACCCGGGACGAGGCAAGAGGGATCATTTTCACCAAAACACGTCACAGCGCAATTACTTTAAGTCAGTGGATTCAGGAAAACCCCAAGTTTGCCGACATTGGAGTGAAACCTTCCCATGTGATTGGAGGAGGAGACCAGAGTGATGTTAAACCAATGACAGCT GCAGAGCAAAAGGATGTGCTGAAAAAATTTAGCACGGGTGAAGTCAATCTGCTGATCGCTACTACAGTGGCAGAGGAAGGTTTGGACATCCCAGCCTGCAACTTTGTTATCCGATATGGTCTTGTGACCAACGAGATCGCTATGATTCAG TCTCAAGGCAGAGGAAGAGCTGAGGATAGCACTTACATCGTGGTTGATGTCAAGAACTCTGGAGTGGCTGAAAAGGAGTGTGTCAATGAGTACCGTGAGGGCATGATGATCAAAGCCATTAAAAAAATCAGAGCCTTAAAACAAGCAGACTATGACAAACAG ATCACTGAGTTTCAGATTCAGGCTATAATGGAGGAGAAGGTCAGACAGACAAAGCAGAATCAGAAGGCCTTCAAAGATGAGAGCCCATCTGCTGTGAAGTTTAGCTGTCGACACTGCACCAAAGCTGTCTGCACCGGTGACGAAATCCACATCATTGAAAAAATGCACAGGGTCAACGTTACCCCACAGTTTCG TAAACTTTttattcaaaaagaaaacacggCTCTTCAGGAAAGACTTCTGGATTATGAGACCAATGGCTCGATAGCTTGCAAAGACTGCGGTCAG CTATGGGGCTCAATGATGATGTACCGTGGGATTGAATGCCCCTGCCTCAATGTAAAAAACTTTGTGGTGAACATCAGCGGAAAAAAGTACAGCAATTTCACCAAATGGAATGAGCTCCCCATCAAGTTCCCTGCATTTGACTACATCGAACACGCCAGCCTGATGGTGCAGAACATGGATGATGAAGAAAGTGTGTGa
- the ifih1 gene encoding interferon-induced helicase C domain-containing protein 1 isoform X2: protein MASNTDEIHKNLIDCLRPRLQEFITVEQVVNYLHFIEPAKKEQIRQKVGTDGNVIAANFLLDIVINEQHTVGWFRAFVDALIHGGSEHAADYLVNAPSPEVEAENDYCVRLIDLLAPSLANMKTKEVCIECYSKELLTTDDKEQILAKTKNNGNGIGAVELLSRIVKRPPGWFSTFLEVLRDTEHKDLYELTGGSPTETQEPGDKQPEAAAEICESLKSMEITATEEPQDESTEPGDKQPEAAAEICESLKSMEITDTEEPQDESTAGSDMAAAARDPELAEIVLREYQMDVARPALEGKNIIICLPTGSGKTRVAVYITKKHLDSRREEGKPGKVVILVNKIPLVEQHYSKEFLPFLKPTYKVERVSGDSQLKISFAKIVKKNDIIICTAQILENYLERANDGDDEGVNLSDLTLIVIDECHHTQKGGVYNHIMMRYLKQKHRNKRLIKEQKQPVSLPQILGLTASPGVGKATKMEKAEEHILRICANLDASKIMSLGDFKKDPRKTILTVEDRKQDPFGDVIKKIMSVIHQHAQLSPTCDLGSQNYEQWVVQKERQAAKEEDQVVRVCAEYLRQYNDSLLLSNTIRMCDALTYLNNHYKEQIKKKTAPEEEKIQITATERFLFNLFKENKEELERLAKIPEYENDSLSKLRMRILQEFSTRDEARGIIFTKTRHSAITLSQWIQENPKFADIGVKPSHVIGGGDQSDVKPMTAAEQKDVLKKFSTGEVNLLIATTVAEEGLDIPACNFVIRYGLVTNEIAMIQSQGRGRAEDSTYIVVDVKNSGVAEKECVNEYREGMMIKAIKKIRALKQADYDKQITEFQIQAIMEEKVRQTKQNQKAFKDESPSAVKFSCRHCTKAVCTGDEIHIIEKMHRVNVTPQFRKLFIQKENTALQERLLDYETNGSIACKDCGQLWGSMMMYRGIECPCLNVKNFVVNISGKKYSNFTKWNELPIKFPAFDYIEHASLMVQNMDDEESV from the exons ATGGCGTCCAATACCGACGAAATACACAAAAACCTCATTGATTGCTTAAGGCCGCGGCTGCAAGAATTTATTACTGTGGAGCAGGTTGTGAACTATTTACACTTTATTGAACCAGCAAAGAAGGAGCAGATCAGACAGAAAGTGGGAACCGATGGGAACGTAATAGCTGCAAATTTCCTTTTAGACATAGtcataaatgaacaacatactgTAGGCTGGTTTAGGGCCTTCGTGGATGCCTTGATACATGGTGGCAGTGAACATGCAGCGGACTACTTAGTAAACGCTCCAAGCCCCGAAGTGGAGGCAGAGAATGACTACTGTGTCCGGCTTATTGATTTATTGGCTCCCAGTCTTGCGAATATGAAGACAAAGGAAGTGTGTATCGAGTGCTACTCTAAGGAGCTCCTCACTACTGACGACAAAGAGCAA attttagctAAAACGAAAAACAATGGAAACGGAATTGGGGCAGTTGAACTTCTCAGCAGAATCGTGAAGCGTCCACCAGGATGGTTTTCGACATTTCTCGAAGTTCTGAGAGACACTGAACACAAAGATCTGTATGAGCTAACTGGAGGATCACCTACTGAGACACAGG aGCCAGGTGACAAACAACCAGAAGCAGCGGCTGAAATATGTGAGAGCCTGAAGTCTATGGAAATCACTGCAACAGAGGAGCCTCAGGATGAATCAACAG aGCCAGGTGACAAACAACCAGAAGCAGCGGCTGAAATATGTGAGAGCCTGAAGTCTATGGAAATCACTGACACAGAGGAGCCTCAGGATGAATCAACAG CTGGAAGCGACATGGCAGCAGCAGCCAGAGATCCGGAACTGGCTGAAATTGTTCTTCGGGAATATCAGATGGATGTCGCCAGACCTGCCTTGGAGGGGAAAAACATCATCATATGCCTCCCGACAGGAAGCGGTAAAACCAGAGTTGCAGTTTATATTACCAAGAAACATCTGGATAGCAGGAGAGAGGAGGGAAAACCGGGAAAGGTGGTCATCCTGGTGAACAAG ATTCCTCTTGTTGAGCAACATTACTCCAAAGAGTTCCTGCCCTTTCTGAAGCCCACTTATAAAGTGGAAAGAGTCAGCGGAGACTCCCAGCTTAAAATCTCCTTTGCCAAGATTGTGAAGAAAAATGACATCATCATTTGCACAGCCCAGATTCTGGAAAACTACTTGGAGAGGGCTAACGATGGAGACGATGAAGGAGTGAACTTGAGCg ATCTGACACTGATCGTCATAGATGAATGCCACCACACTCAGAAAGGAGGCGTCTACAATCACATAATGATGCGATATCTGAAACAGAAGCATAGGAACAAACGGCTGATCAAGGAGCAGAAGCAGCCTGTGTCCCTCCCTCAAATCCTGGGCCTGACTGCCTCACCGGGGGTTGGGAAGGccacaaaaatggaaaaagcagAAGAGCACATCCTGCGT ATTTGTGCAAATTTGGATGCTTCTAAAATCATGAGCCTTGGCGATTTCAAAAAGGACCCGAGAAAAACTATTCTGACGGTTGAAGACAGAAAGCAG GATCCCTTTGGTGATGTGATCAAGAAAATCATGAGTGTTATACATCAACACGCCCAGTTGAGCCCCACTTGTGACCTGGGCTCCCAGAATTATGAACAGTGGGTTGTTCAGAAGGAGCGGCAGG CTGCAAAAGAGGAAGATCAGGTGGTGCGAGTTTGTGCAGAGTACCTTCGCCAGTACAATGATAGTCTGCTTCTCAGCAACACCATTCGCATGTGTGATGCCCTCACTTACCTGAACAACCACTACAAGGagcaaataaagaagaaaacagcccCAGAAGAGGAGAAGATACAAATAACTGCTACAGAGAGATTCCTCTTCAATTTGTTTAAAG AAAacaaggaggagctggagaggcTGGCAAAGATTCCAGAGTATGAAAACGACAGCCTGTCCAAGCTGAGAATGAGAATTCTGCAGGAGTTCAGCACCCGGGACGAGGCAAGAGGGATCATTTTCACCAAAACACGTCACAGCGCAATTACTTTAAGTCAGTGGATTCAGGAAAACCCCAAGTTTGCCGACATTGGAGTGAAACCTTCCCATGTGATTGGAGGAGGAGACCAGAGTGATGTTAAACCAATGACAGCT GCAGAGCAAAAGGATGTGCTGAAAAAATTTAGCACGGGTGAAGTCAATCTGCTGATCGCTACTACAGTGGCAGAGGAAGGTTTGGACATCCCAGCCTGCAACTTTGTTATCCGATATGGTCTTGTGACCAACGAGATCGCTATGATTCAG TCTCAAGGCAGAGGAAGAGCTGAGGATAGCACTTACATCGTGGTTGATGTCAAGAACTCTGGAGTGGCTGAAAAGGAGTGTGTCAATGAGTACCGTGAGGGCATGATGATCAAAGCCATTAAAAAAATCAGAGCCTTAAAACAAGCAGACTATGACAAACAG ATCACTGAGTTTCAGATTCAGGCTATAATGGAGGAGAAGGTCAGACAGACAAAGCAGAATCAGAAGGCCTTCAAAGATGAGAGCCCATCTGCTGTGAAGTTTAGCTGTCGACACTGCACCAAAGCTGTCTGCACCGGTGACGAAATCCACATCATTGAAAAAATGCACAGGGTCAACGTTACCCCACAGTTTCG TAAACTTTttattcaaaaagaaaacacggCTCTTCAGGAAAGACTTCTGGATTATGAGACCAATGGCTCGATAGCTTGCAAAGACTGCGGTCAG CTATGGGGCTCAATGATGATGTACCGTGGGATTGAATGCCCCTGCCTCAATGTAAAAAACTTTGTGGTGAACATCAGCGGAAAAAAGTACAGCAATTTCACCAAATGGAATGAGCTCCCCATCAAGTTCCCTGCATTTGACTACATCGAACACGCCAGCCTGATGGTGCAGAACATGGATGATGAAGAAAGTGTGTGa